A part of Gossypium hirsutum isolate 1008001.06 chromosome A07, Gossypium_hirsutum_v2.1, whole genome shotgun sequence genomic DNA contains:
- the LOC107956417 gene encoding uncharacterized protein: MVAFKYERCVRFKDGLRDNMRVLIALRRECKFAVLVEKMKIIEDVIRVERHNRDCERDKNKKDSEPFSSVSRLKKKVRFDGLIRVGIPVSPKGMQPCSDYGRHHPGEWWRRLGTCLRCGSLEYRIRECLQWRVPGRGASQTEVKQLALVYTARRREDRDAPNVITDIRSTHLYIASLISKTLGIFVESISSEVTVLSPLGQSVQGSTLYKDVLLEVQEEIFLANLMELLFEEFDLILVWKGCEAYLAYVGVFDSRGSFVGDIRTVRDFLDVFSEGLPGLPLNREVEFGVEFLSGTTPVSIAPYRMALKKLTMLKAQLQELLDHGFICPSVSPLIWDHLKVASDRQKSYADLKMRDIEYSIGDFIFLKVAYQLNLPPELGRIHNVFYVSMLRRYRSDPSRVVSVGEIEVRPDLTIEDEPIQVLDRDVKILRRKFIPLVKVL; this comes from the exons atggtggcgTTTAAGTATGAGAGGTGCGTTAGGTTTAAGGACGGGCTGAGGGATAATATGAGGGTATTGATTGCTTTACGGAGGGAGTGCAAGTTCGCGGTTTTAGTTGAGAAGATGAAGATCATCGAGGATGTTATACGCGTGGAGCGCCATAACAGAGACTGTGAGAGAGACAAGAATAAGAAGGATTCAGAGCCCTTTAGTTCTGTTTCGAGGCTTAAGAAAAAGGTCAGATTTGATGGGCTGATTAGAGTAGGGATTCCTGTTTCCCCTAAAGGGATGCAGCCATGCAGTGACTATGGTAGGCACCATCCAGGTGAGTGGTGGAGAAGGTTAGGGACTTGTTTGAGGTGTGGGTCATTGGAGTATCGTATCAGAGAGTGTCTACAGTGG AGAgtaccgggcagaggtgctagtCAAACAGAGGTGAAGCAACTTGCACTTGTTTACACTGCTCGACGCCGTGAGGACAGAGATGCTCCTAACGTCATCACTG ACATAAGGTCTACCCACTTATACATAGCTAGTTTAATATCTAAAACTTTGGGGATTTTTGTGGAGAGTATTTCTAGTGAGGTTACGGTACTAAGTCCATTGGGGCAGTCTGTTCAAGGTAGTACACTTTATAAAGACGTCTTGTTAGAGGTGCAAGAGGAGATATTTCTGGCAAATCTGATGGAGCTTCTGTTTGAGGAGTTCGATTTAATTCTAG TCTGGAAAGGGTGTGAGGCATACTTGGCTTACGTCGGTGTTTTTGATTCTAGGGGTTCTTTTGTTGGAGATATCAGAACAGTGAGGGACTTTTTAGATGTTTTCTCTGAGGGGTTACCAGGTTTACCTCTGAATCGGGAAGTCGAGTTTGGGGTTGAGTTTCTTTCTGGTACGACTCCGGTGTCTATAGCTCCTTATCGTATGGCACTGAAAAAGCTTACTATGCTTAAAGCTCAACTACAAGAGCTTCTAGACCATGGAttcatctgccctagtgtgtctcc ATTGATTTGGGATCATCTGAAAgtggcatctgatagacagaagtcttatgcagatctgaagaTGAGGGATATTGAGTATTCTATAGGGGACTTTAtctttcttaag GTCGCGTATCAGTTGAACCTACCACCAGAACTAGGCCGTATACACAATGTTTTCTATGTCTCAATGTTGAGGCGGTATCGGTCTGATCCATCTCGTGTTGTATCTGTTggggagattgaggttaggccggATTTGACTATCGAGGATGAGCCAATTCAGGTtctggatcgagatgttaagatatTGAGGAGGAAATTCATTCCATTAGTAAAGGTGCTGTGa